From Anopheles arabiensis isolate DONGOLA chromosome 3, AaraD3, whole genome shotgun sequence, a single genomic window includes:
- the LOC120903657 gene encoding RNA-splicing ligase RtcB homolog, translated as MVVREYNEEMKYIERLSPNSFLIKKGFQSNMNVEGIFYANSRLEKLMFDELRNACRPGMTGGFLPGVKQIANVAALPGIVGRSVGLPDIHSGYGFAIGNMAAFDMSDPTSIVSPGGVGFDINCGVRLLRTNLFEKDVQPVKEQLAQSLFDHIPVGVGSKGIIPMNAHDLEEALEMGMDWSLREGYVWAEDKEHCEEYGRMLNADPSKVSLRAKKRGLPQLGTLGAGNHYAEIQVVEEIYDKYAASKMGIEELGQICVMIHSGSRGFGHQVATDALVEMEKAMKRDKIETNDRQLACARINSPEGQNYLKAMSAAANFAWVNRSSMTFLTRQAFAKQFNTTPDDLDMHVIYDVSHNVAKMEEHMVNGRPKQLLVHRKGSTRAFPPHHPLIPVDYQLTGQPVLVGGSMGTCSFVLTGTETGMVETFGSTCHGAGRSLSRAKSRRNLDYKDVLRDLEEKGISIRVASPKLVQEEAPDSYKDVRDVVQTCHDVGISNKAIKLRPIAVIKG; from the exons ATGGTTGTCCGAGAGTACAACGAGGAGATGAAGTACATCGAGCGGCTTTCGCCGAACAGCTTCCTCATCAAGAAAGGCTTCCAGTCGAACATGAACGTCGAGGGCATATTCTACGCAAACAGCCGGCTGGAGAAGTTGATGTTCGACGAGCTGCGCAATGCCTGCCGGCCCGGAATGACCGGCGGATTTCTTCCCGGCGTGAAGCAGATTGCAAACGTTGCTGCCCTGCCTGGCATCGTTGGACG CTCCGTTGGACTTCCGGACATTCACTCAGGGTATGGGTTCGCCATCGGCAACATGGCCGCGTTCGATATGAGCGATCCGACCTCGATCGTGTCGCCCGGTGGCGTTGGATTCGACATCAACTGTGGCGTGCGTCTGCTTCGCACGAACCTGTTCGAGAAGGACGTGCAGCCGGTAAAGGAGCAGCTCGCCCAGAGCCTGTTCGATCACATTCCCGTGGGTGTAGGTTCTAAGGGTATCATTCCGATGAACGCACACGATCTGGAGGAAGCGCTCGAAATGGGCATGGATTGGTCGCTGCGCGAAGGGTACGTTTGGGCGGAAGACAAAGAGCACTGCGAAGAGTACGGACGAATGCTGAACGCCGACCCGAGCAAGGTTAGTCTGCGGGCGAAGAAACGTGGCCTGCCGCAGCTCGGAACGCTCGGAGCCGGCAACCATTACGCCGAGATACAGGTGGTGGAAGAAATTTACGACAAATACGCCGCCAGCAAGATGGGCATCGAGGAGCTGGGCCAGATCTGCGTGATGATCCATTCCGGGAGCCGCGGTTTCGGCCATCAGGTCGCTACGGACGCGCTGGTCGAGATGGAGAAAGCGATGAAGCGGGACAAAATCGAAACGAACGATCGGCAGCTCGCCTGTGCCCGCATCAACAGTCCCGAGGGTCAGAACTACCTGAAAGCGATGTCGGCGGCGGCCAACTTTGCCTGGGTCAACCGGAGCTCGATGACGTTCCTGACGCGGCAAGCGTTTGCGAAACAGTTCAACACCACGCCGGACGATCTGGACATGCACGTCATTTACGACGTGTCGCACAACGTGGCCAAGATGGAGGAACACATGGTGAACGGCCGACCGAAGCAGCTGCTGGTGCACCGGAAGGGATCGACGCGTGCGTTCCCGCCGCACCATCCACTGATTCCGGTCGATTATCAGCTTACCGGCCAGCCGGTGCTGGTGGGCGGTTCGATGGGCACGTGCAGCTTCGTGCTGACCGGTACCGAGACGGGCATGGTGGAAACGTTCGGCTCGACGTGTCACGGAGCCGGTCGCAGCTTGTCGCGTGCTAAATCGCGCCGCAATCTGGACTACAAGGACGTGCTGCGGGATCTGGAGGAGAAGGGCATTTCGATTCGTGTCGCGTCGCCAAAGCTGGTGCAGGAGGAAGCGCCGGATTCGTACAAGGATGTGCGGGATGTGGTGCAAACGTGCCACGATGTAGGCATAAGCAATAAGGCCATCAAATTGCGTCCGATCGCGGTTATTAAGGGATAA
- the LOC120902273 gene encoding RING finger and SPRY domain-containing protein 1-like, with amino-acid sequence MGVCLCKDKVEEGFVDDSSRDSYAPTGSDTGRLAGSGGGSSGGPNGQQQQHHHHHHNHHIRHYSRSDRQVSLSDTVDALVKETLEIIRSIVDNEPETPSSMVMLHDLTDKPSGWIQLVKSLIRVVPLDNPMGPSVITLLLDDSPLPSKESVLEVADMITRSIRRTPKRERNMCIILGFLAERLAGPCSISALSEVTLGYLLGNLDEGIHPDVMLFSLIALEKFAQTSENKSTIRRKLALYPDNPLLRLERHITNNDFTLRQVGFCAQWCLDNYFLIDGRQYSYEVADVSNVNVMLNTRDVSEYLKISADGLTARCDAYSFESVRCTYQVNAGCWYYEVLIMTPGVMQIGWATKDSNFLSHEGYGIGDDAYSIAFDGCRKLIWHKAKPMQHNLNVWSGGSVLGCLLDLDAREVIFSLDGVEGEVLKQLFESSDTIDGFFAAASFMSFQQCRFNFGSTPFVYPPKNRPFKSFNDHAALSEQDKIVLPRHLFLEQLRKLSVREDSCTLCFDMKATIRIEPCQHRGFCTNCAALLQFCPMCRADIVSTVQEETPPDDTSPGGSSEANQSSGSGVLPKATNAEEEQAQV; translated from the exons ATGGGCGTGTGCCTGTGCAAGGACAAGGTCGAGGAGGGATTTGTGGACGACAGTAGCCGGGATTCGTACGCACCGACCGGCAGCGATACGGGCCGGCTGGCGGGCAgtggcggtggcagcagcggTGGACCGaacggtcagcagcagcagcatcatcaccatcatcacaacCACCACATCCGGCACTACTCCCGGTCCGATCGGCAGGTTTCACTGTCCGACACGGTGGACGCGCTGGTCAAGGAGACGCTCGAAATCATCCGCTCGATCGTGGACAA TGAACCGGAAACACCCAGCTCGATGGTGATGCTGCACGACCTAACGGACAAACCGTCCGGCTGGATACAGCTGGTAAAGTCCCTAATACGCGTGGTGCCGCTGGACAATCCGATGGGCCCGAGCGTGATCACGCTACTGCTCGACGATAGCCCGCTGCCGTCGAAGGAATCGGTGCTGGAGGTGGCCGACATGATAACACGATCGATACGCCGCACGCCAAAGCGCGAGCGCAACATGTGCATCATACTGGGCTTCCTGGCGGAGCGTCTGGCCGGTCCGTGCAGCATATCGGCCCTGTCGGAGGTAACGCTCGGCTATTTGCTAGGGAATTTG GACGAAGGAATCCACCCAGACGTGATGCTGTTTTCGCTGATCGCGCTGGAAAAGTTCGCACAAACGAGTGAAAACAAGAGCACCATTAGG CGAAAACTGGCACTCTATCCGGACAATCCACTGCTGCGGCTCGAACGACACATCACCAACAATGATTTCACCCTGCGACAGGTCGGCTTTTGCGCCCAATGGTGTCTCGATAACTATT TCCTTATCGATGGTCGGCAATACTCATACGAGGTGGCGGACGTCAGCAACGTGAACGTGATGCTCAACACGCGCGACGTCAGCGAGTACCTGAAAATCTCGGCCGACGGGCTGACGGCCCGCTGCGACGCGTACTCGTTCGAGAGCGTCCGGTGCACGTACCAGGTGAATGCGGGCTGCTGGTACTACGAGGTGCTGATCATGACACCGGGCGTGATGCAGATCGGCTGGGCGACCAAGGATTCCAACTTCCTCAGCCACGAGGGCTACGGCATCGGGGACGATGCGTACTCGATCGCGTTCGACGGCTGCCGGAAGCTGATCTGGCACAAGGCGAAACCGATGCAGCACAACCTGAACGTGTGGTCGGGCGGTTCGGTGCTCGGCTGTCTGCTCGATCTGGACGCGCGCGAAGTCATCTTCAGCCTGGACGGGGTGGAGGGCGAGGTGCTGAAGCAGCTGTTCGAGTCGAGCGACACGATCGATGGGTTCTTTGCGGCGGCCTCGTTCATGTCCTTCCAGCAGTGCCGGTTCAACTTTGGCTCCACGCCGTTTGTCTATCCGCCCAAAAATCGCCCCTTCAAGAGCTTTAACGATCATGCGGCGCTGAGCGAGCAGGATAAG ATTGTTTTGCCCCGTCATCTGTTCCTGGAGCAGCTGCGCAAGCTGAGTGTGCGCGAGGATTCCTGCACGCTGTGCTTCGACATGAAGGCGACGATACGAATCGAACCGTGCCAGCATCGCGGTTTCTGTACGAACTGTGCCGCACTGTTGCAGTTCTGTCCGATGTGTCGCGCCGACATTGTCAGTACGGTGCAGGAGGAAACGCCCCCGGACGATACCAGCCCGGGGGGCAGCTCGGAAGCGAATCAATCGAGCGGGAGCGGCGTGCTGCCCAAAGCAACCAACGCAGAGGAGGAACAGGCGCAAGTGTAA